The Pecten maximus chromosome 10, xPecMax1.1, whole genome shotgun sequence region tcgtattgaaggaggtactcaggGATGTTTTTTTAAGTCCtgctattctctgactatatagggcagTGTACCCAAGGTCTGGTCCCATTTTGTTAgtgtaaacaagacaagcggcttttgcaaaatggacaaaatcggttagggttatGGTGAAAGGTgatggctgccattcacgattgtggctttaaatagATGGAGCATccaccttattcacctgatctcgctcgatctattttcaaaactgaaaatagctatttcaggcacccttaccctaaccctaaccctaaccctgtCATGCAGTGGATGGCTTTCTGAACaaccaagaaaaggagttctataaaagtggcattgagacCCTTAAACaacgctggcaaaagtgtatagatactgaagaggaaaataacacaatatgtCAGGCGaaattcaaattcttcaatTTGAGGCTTACAACAGACCAACAGCCCTCGTATATTTAGTCTAGTCTTATTATGttgatttagatttttttttagatctgtaccacaaataaaaaaattaatgcatGTTTCTGCAGTTCCATGATACTGTCAAAACGTGCCGTTAGCTTGGTGTGTTATGGAATCATTAAACTTCCTAGAAGGTATATCCTTCCACTGATTAATACCATATGCAAAACATGTTTGCCCTGTTGAATAAAATGTTGACCCGTTTAAATGTATGGTGACTAGGATgataaatgtcatatttattcAATTCCCCAATGTGCTTAATAGCTATTGATTTGATAGACAGAGAGTTAAACTGTATGCTGTAGAACGATAACCCGAAAGCTAATGTTAAACAATCAATTTGATGCTATCTTATTATCGTACAGTTTTTGTGTCGACTTGTGGTTAGTTAACTGTCATCGatgtatgattgtatatatcGTTCGATTAAATTCCATTCCATAATATTACATGTCTTCTGTTTAATTAATTGACTTGAGAATGTTTCGTATTTACATTATTAGTGGTCACTTTTACGCATGTGCAGTGATAGAGATAGAGATATTCAAAATCTTATTAAGTTCATTAAATGCATTTCGTTTATTTTCAAGTTCATTAAATGCATTTAGATGACACGGCTATCACCTTTTTTCACGATATTAGTCCTAAGCGGATTTTGTTTCAACTGAACAATACTGACCTACACAATTTcttgttggtgatgatataatCTATACAAAACGTTGACATATTTTCCCAGCGTTCACCTCCTCTTGATCCACGTAGCAGCAATTTGATAATGATGACTAATAAGGACCATTCTTTGCAATAATGCATCGTCTTGTATCCTAAAACTGACACTGTAAAAATGCAAAGTTTTATTGTCTAAAAATAGCGTTTTGTCTCCACCGAAAAACGATAAAACGTCAGTTTTGTCTGCTAATTAGCGTATTCATCATTTTCGTGGATGCACGACGTTTTATCGCTTAATTGATCGTATTGAAGATAAACGTCACTTTTTGAGCGGcgatataacgaaaatgaaaaaaGGCCCTTATCAGTCACACCGAATAGATAAGATGATTTATTATTGACCCAAAAACGAGCGTATTTGATATCAGTCCAACACAATAGAGAATAACAGAGTTTTTgctattttaaatcaaaattaacaGGATAAGAAGAGAAAATAGTATATACAATTGGCTTTATGGCCATATCCAATGTCGAAGGGGTATCATTAACCTTAGTGAATTAAATCATGCTGTGAGATTTATAACCACAATAACTATTACGTCACTATAAGTCACGATTATAGCACTAACACATTAATACTTAACATTACAACAGACAATGTCCACATGCAAAATAGTACAACAGACAATGCCCACATGCAAAATAGTACAACAGACAATGCTCACATGCAAAATAGTACAACAGACAATGTCCACATGCAAAATAGTACAACAGACAATGCCCACATGCAAAATAGTACAACAGACAATGCTCACATACAAAATAGTACAACAGACAATGCTCACATGCAAAATAGTACAACAGACAATGCCCACATGCAAAATAGTACAACAGACAATGCTCACATACAAAATAGTACAACAGACAATGCTCACATGCAAAATAGTACAACAGACAATGCTCACATGCAAAAGAAAAAGTAGCCCATAGTCGATGAAACGGGGGCAAAATacgaacaaaatatagatttgcatggagacacTTTAAAAAGTgaaaggagaataagaccaggtgctccggaagagtaagcgtaaATCTAGTCCCATGGTGTTGACAATGGAACCAACAAGTATACAAACAAGCATTGAACATGTCTGCCTCAGTATCTTCATACATGTACTAAAATAAGCAGCAAAACATCTTTTCGAGTTTCAGAAAATGTATACTATTATTGGAAGTGGAGTTTCGAGTGTTTGTGTTCCCATTAGATTAGATATAATCTAAGAAGTCTTTGCTACTGCTTAGATTTGTCTGCTTTGATCATTGCAGCATGTGATTATCTTATCTTTTAAGAGCAACGTTCGATTAAAAACTCTCCTAAATCGAAATTTATTTATGTGTTTACCAAAGGATTAAAAGGGGCTTATTGCTAACGCCAGAGCCAATATAAAACGATTTTTGTCTCTAAATCAGTAAGTTTTATTCTTCATATGATAATCCCTCCTGGTACTAGGGAATTGTAAAACACGGAAATGAGATTAAGAGTAAAAATATTGATCATTATAGTGGTATTGTCTACTTAACACGATTATACAGGGTCGCTTCTTCAAACACAATCCAGTGGAAACAATATGATAGATAAAACAGAGTAGTCCGGAAATCTGTAGGTAGATATTATTGTCAATAATGACCAAAGTCCGTATTCCCGTCCGTCCTTCCGCACAGGAAATTAGGATTAAAGTTATACACAATTTTACGACTGGTGTAagacaaatatttcttttgtttgtttgtttatttggtaATTGTTTTACGTCCTCTTGATACTATTAGTTCATATAGGGACTGTTATAATATGAAATTGACAGGAGATACCAATGGTGTTCCTACAAAGAAACTGCCGCATGATGAAGCTTTCTATTAATTAATTGTCCTATATTTATCCCtcattgtattatcattatgagCTGTTGTCTTTTTGTTAAACCCTTATACGACGTTTCTGTTTTAGTATTCGGAGTACGAAGCTAATCTAAGGGATGTGGGAATGCTATTCATTTCCACTCTCCCAACACATATCCATTCAATGATActaataatcaaaatatttgttttaatctcGCGACAAACTTtactttaaaattatttataatttatccAGAGAGTCAATTAGACAAATGATCGGAACTCGTCATACTTCAAAAGTAATATCGCCCTTTCACTCGGTACTTcctagatacatgtagttttcATAACCTGATAGTTTACTACAGTGTTTTCATCATATCAGTTTGTTTACACTGATTTCATGTATTCATCAATACTAAATTTGGTTTCACAATAGCCTTTCCACCAGGGATTATTTATCAAACATCATATACTTACTTTTGTCACAATACAACAGGACTTCAGATACATGTTTATGATGTCATCGTTTCTTCTTTTCATATTCAAACATTGTTGTAAAATCAATACTCAAACTTCATCTATCCACATCTGACATGGTTATGGCACGTAAATATCTAGTGAATCTGCTGTAGGTGTAATAACGGAAATAATGAAACAATGATGTTCAAAATTATTGTCAAtgaaaaaagataaaatctaccATGCCGTAAAAATTCTAACAAAACAAACCTTACCAAACATCAAGGACAAAATGTACAATACTGTGAAAAACAAAAGATAAGTTATACCATACGGTCAGAATCCAAGGACGACATATGCCATACCATCAGAATCCAAGGGCGACATATGCCATACCATCAGAATCCAAGGACGACATATACTATACCGTCAAAAGTTAAAGACAATATCTACAATACCGCCAAAAACTAAAGCTATGATAAACTATACCGTCAAAAGGTTAATATAAGATATACCATACCGTCAAAAGGTTAAGATAAGATACACCATACCGTCAAAAGCtaaagatgatatatataccataacgTCAAAAACtaaagatgatatatataccatatcgTCAAAAGCtaaagatgatatatataccatatcgTCAAAAACtaaagatgatatatataccatatcgTCAAAAACtaaagatgatatatataccataacgTCAAAAGCtaaagatgatatatataccataccgTCAAAAGTTAAAGATATGATATACCATACCGTCAAAAGGTTAAGATAAGATACACCATACCGTCAAAAGCTAAAGATAAGATATACCATACCATCAAAAACTAAAGATAAGATATACCATACCGTCAAAAGATAAAGATAAGATATACCATACCGTCAAAAACTAAAATGATATATACCATACCGTCAAAAGGTTAAGATAAGATATACCATACCGTCAAAAGATAAAGATAAGATATACCATACCGTCAAAAGCTAAAGAAAAGATATACCATACCGTCAAAAGGTTAAGATAAGATATACCATACCGTCAAAAGTTAAAGATATGATATACCATACCGTCAAAAACTAAAGAAAAGATATACCATAACGTCAGAAGCTAAAGATAAGATATACCATACCGTCAAAAGCTAAAGATAAGATATACCATACCGTCAAAAGCTAAAGATAAGATACACCATACCGTCAAAAACTAAAGATAAGATATACCATACCGTCAAAAACTAAAGATAAGATATACCATACCGTCAAAAACTAAAGATAAGATATACCATACCGTCAGAAGCTAAAGATAAGATATACCATACCGTCAAAAGCTCAAGAAAAGATATACCATAACGTCAAAAACTAAAGATAAGATATACCATACCGTCAAAAACTAAAGATAAGATATACCATACCGTCAGAAGCTAAAGATAAGATATACCATACCGTCAAAAACTAAAGATAAGATATACCATACCGTCAGAAGCTAAAGATAAGATATACCATAACGTCAAATGCTAAAGATAATATATACCGTACATTTAAAAACCAAGggcaaaatatttcataatgtcaaaatcaaaggACATGGAATTAGAGATGAAAAAGATATAAACAGGAGCTGAGGAgattaaaacaacaacaataaatagTAATAACACAACGACACTAGAAACTAAAGTTAAAccaaataaataaaacacaacaaGAAATGTGTGACAGGAAGAAATGTATGACAACAGCAGAAATGTGAGACAACAAGAAACATGTGACAAGAAGAATATATGTAAGACAACAAGAAATATATGACAACAAGAAGATATGTGAGACAACAACAGAAATGTGAGACAACAAGAAATGTGAGACAACAAGATCTGTGAGACTACAACAGAAATGTGAGACAACATCAAAAATGTGAGTCAACAACAAGTAATATGAGACATCAGAAATGTGAGACAACAGGAGATGTAAGACAAAGTAAGACAACAACAGAAAAGATATCAACAAACCATGAAGCTAGATAGGATACTACAATTACTACAATAATTTCCTGACTTGGGGGAACAAAATCTCTCAAACCTTAAAGTAGAGAATAATTACTGTAAAGAAATCAGATGGGTTGGTATGATTATCAACGTTATCCACTTCTTGTCGTAAAATTGTATACCAATACAATCATGATGATAGAAGAGGATTTAGGTTACAATAACGCAAcgatttttgtttgatttgacACTTTCATCTCCAATTTTGCTCAAAACAGTATTAGTTTTATGAGCCCAGACAGAACAATACACGTCTTTGTGACTACAATACATTATATTGGGACTCAATTTCAAGTTCATTACTGATTAGAATtgttaaacatttgaaaacatgtttataatttttcactttttattaattatggatttagtattgaaaaaaatcatcGATTGAAACCCAACACTTACAAGTATGATGTGAATGCGCATTCGCACTGCAGGAATTCTAGATATCATAGCAACCCAACCCAAGTGGAAGCTCATTAATCGCTTGCTTAAGATGCAAAATGAGCAAAGATGAgaatttccttattttacagTAATGAACATGTTTATGCATATAACATGTTTTGCATATGAAATTGAACTAACTAATGCAGAAGAGTTTTGAAACACACAATCACAATCTCTTTTCTAAATTCCGTATTTTCTATTGGGAATACTTACCTGACAAAGAAAGTAACATCTGAACCAATATCTGTAGCTGACAAGATGTTTCCTTCTCTCATGTAAAATGAGCGTACACGTACTTCTGACAGGAAAAGAATCGACGGGTGTATTAGGTAGTACAGGAAAATGTCCCTCCTCGTTCCGGCGGCTGCTCGAGAGTAGTGCTATGCCTAATGATGTGTCCTTGTAATGTTTTCATAAGACGTCGATTCCTCATTGTGTCATTTCATGATTATATTTTAGCGTGTGTCTTGTTACTCATAAAACGAATTTGACCTTGTGTGTTTGTCCTCGTTGTATGCTTTGTCTTCATGTGGTTGACACTGCAGaaatgttttgtctttttggttAACGCGGTGATATATTTGGCCTTGCGTGTACGTTTTGTACCCGTGAGTTGACGCTGTGGTACGTTTTGTACccgtgtgttgacgctgtggtacgTTTTGTACccgtgtgttgacgctgtggtacgTTTTGTACccgtgtgttgacgctgtggtacgTTTTGTCCtcgtgtgttgacgctgtggtacgTTTTGTCCtcgtgtgttgacgctgtggtacgTTTTGTCCtcgtgtgttgacgctgtggtacattttggcattgtgtattgacactagTGCTGTAACGATACATCGATACGTATCGATATATGTTCGTGTTGTGCCGCGATACGATACATCGATACAGTCATCCCTGTACCGTAATATCGCCGGCATGGGTGCGGGTCCATGTAACACATTTGATACAGCGAATCGAGCGCGCCGAAGCGCACCGTCAGTAAAACGCTTGTAACCGGATTGTATGAAGTCGCCAATGCAGAGCGCCTTGATGATTGCGAATAAATATGGACAATGGCTAACGCTGACAGCCATGTGTAATTCCGTTTAACTTTATCTCtctatctatatctatatcttagTACTAAACCTCCTCCGACTTGTAAATCAAAGATATTCGTTGACTTGAAACAAGTCAAGGGTCCACGGCACATGGAACTTACCTATCGAAGTAGAGTATTCAGTATTGCCGTATTCACAGAATGGGAGGCGGAGTTAACGTATTCCGGAAACACAATAACTTGAATTCGCATTAAATCGGCATCACCCTCATTTGACAATTTTACCCCACCAGCAAGACAAGTATTGAAAACCGAAAACCGTGGACAGGTTTAACACAAATAAAGCCGAAAACCACTATGTTTAAAAGCTGATAGCAAACATGCTACATGATGTATGGATAACTAGTTTATAATAAATGATCTGCGCCCTTTTCGGCAGTGGAAATGAATGTTTCCATGAGTTTTAACTTGTTGCACGTTGTTGACCCAAGGTATAACATTCAGAGTCGACAATGTTTCAGTGACAAGACTCAAGAGTCCTGTTcatatttgacatttatttagatctgtttaattctactgtttttgttaaaaatgtgttCAATGAGTGTCATTAAAACTTCAGATTGAAcgttaaatattgtttgatttgtttcaatttaTGACAATTTCACGTATACGCgatacgtatcgtatcgtgaTGTCTGTATCGCAatacgtatcgtatcgtgaCATTGTTGCCGATACACAGCACTAATTGACACTGTGGTAAGTTTTGgccctgtgtgttgacactgtggtacgTTTTGGCCTTgtgtgttgtcactgtggtacgttttgaccttgtgtgttgacaccGTGGTACATTTTGgccttgtgtgttgacactgtggtacgttttgaccttgtgtgttgacaccGTGGTACGTTTTGGCCTTGTGTGTTAACGCTGTGGTTAGTTTTGGCCttgtatgttgacgctgtggttaGTTTTGGCCTTGTGTGTTTACACTGTGGTACGTTTtgaccttgtgtgttgacactgtggtacgTTTTGgccctgtgtgttgacgctgtggtacgTTTCGGCCTTGTGTGCTGATACTGTGGTACGTTTCggccttgtgtgttgacgctgtggtactTTTTGTCCTTGTGAGTTGACGCTGTGATACGTTTTGGCCCTGtttgttgacgctgtggtacgTTTTGTCCtcgtgtgttgacgctgtggtacattttggcattgtgtattgacaccgTGGTACGTTTCGGCCTTGTGTGCTGATACTGTGGTACGTTTCggccttgtgtgttgacgctgtggtactATTTGTCCTTGTGAGTTGACGCTGTGGCATTTtttccctgtgtgttgacgctgtggtatatgttgcgtctgtatgttgacgctgtgatatattttgtacctgtgtgttgacattgtggtatattttgtcattatgtgtcgacgctgtgatatatgttgcgtatgtgtgttgacattgtggtatattttgacttgtgtgttgacgctgtgttaTAATTTTGCCTGTGTGGTAACGCTGTGTTTTATTTTCCGCCTCTGTGTTGgaattgtgttatatttcgtcattgtgtgttgacgatATGACATCATTTATCTCAGGGTGTTAACAGTATGCAATGTTTAGTCCCTGTATGTTGACGATGCGATGTGATTTGTCCCTGTTTGTTGACGATATGATTTGTCCCTGTGTATTAGCGCTGTGATATGATTTGTCGAAGAGAAGTGACCTATAGGTTCGACTGTGTAGTTTCATACATTATTAATACAGTAATTATTAACGACAATCATTACAGTTTTTTTCTGTGCTGTTTACAACGATTTGTTTTGTCACGCAAACAACACTGCGTCATCAGTCAGTGCTGTAACCTATCGAGATTCCGTGTCCGGGTACAGAGGCTGAGGATAGCTGGATACATTGTTCTAATGACATGTTGGGTCCGTATCTACATCAAAACAGAATAAcgaatacaaaaatatatataaacactgacGATGTTGATAAAACTTATTCATTTTCCAATCATTACTATAGTAATAAAAACTGTATCGAACGTATAATTACGGTCACCGAGGCATTACCGACGCCTCTTTATCTATCATGTGATGACACGATCTGATAATGTTTTGCTGACCGATTGACATAAACGTTTACTTATGACAAACACGGGCTTTTCAATTACACAAACGTTTCCGATGTCGGAGTTGTTTTTTCGTCTGTCCTGGATCTCCTATAACTTGATGCAATCATCGAGTAGTCACggatcaataatatatatatatatatatatatatataacacaccactGAGCTGCTGATATCAAAGAGCTACATCCAGTCGGCAAGGTAAGTGTCAGCAAGGCTTGTAGATTGTTCTTTCGAATATCAATGGTAATTAATCTCCTTGTATTCaaagtttaaatgtgatttgTTTATCTAGTTTCCACGATGCTTTTCTGTAAATCAATACTTAccttttatttaaaacaagCTGATCACATCCAATAATATCTTCATCTGCGTTCCCGTTTCGTAAACTACACCCCGCTGCATCCGTAAATCAAGATATGATTttatcagattgtgtataaaaATCAGAAGTCTTTGAAGGACATTTTTAGTCACCACTTATTTCTTATaacttgtttatatttatttgtattatattacattataatggtTATTATCATAGTATTTGATACCATAATAGATATTCCATATCAAGGATTATATTCATTCTTCTGTGTTTATGTTATCTTCTAAAGTACCTTCGATAACTTAATTGTTTGGAAACTATTTCAAGTATATCATTTGTTGTTCCCtattatttattgcttatttgTTATTTGCTAACTCTTATTTGTTAATTCTTATTAGTAACTACTTAATTGTAACTTCTTATTCGCAActacttatttgttatttttttagtaATTAATTATTAGAAACTGCTTATTTGTAACTacttatttgttaatttttatttgtaactacttatttgttaatttttatttgtaactacttatttgttaatttttatttgtaactacttatttgttaatttttattaGTAACTacttatttgttaatttttatttgtaactacttatttgttaatttttatttgtaactacttatttgttaattttttattagaaactacttatttgttaatttttatttgtaactacttatttgttaatttttatttgtaactacttatttgttaatttttatttgtaactacttatttgttaattttttattagaaactacttatttgttaatttttatttataactacttatttgttaatttttatttgtaactacttatttgttaattttttattagaaactacttatttgttaatttttatttgtaactacttatttgttaattttttattagaaactacttatttgttaatttttatttgtaactacttatttgttaattttttattagaaactacttatttgttaatttttatttgtaactacttatttgttaattttttattagaaactacttatttgttaatttttatttgtaactacttatttgttaattttttattagaaactacttatttgttaattttttatttgtaactacttatttgttaatttttattaGTAACTacttatttgttaatttttatttgtaacatCTTATTTAGTATTTGTAACTacttatttgttaatttttattaGTAACTacttatttgttaatttttatttgtaactacttatttgttaattatttatttgtaactACTTATTTGTAATAAGTCAACTTACATAAGAACAAGGAAAGCACAATATGACTGACTACCACGTACATAGGAATAAAAGCAAAAATTCAAGcaacgttaaaaaaaaaagagtcaAACGAAACAGGCGCACAATTCTATTAATGTTTTGACATGTTCGTTATAAGCCGCCCATCTTGTCGTTAgacagtattatactgtattatacaTAGGATGTAATGATTGTTTTGAATTGCTATGTAAAGTGGGCGATAAAGTGATTTTTAAAGGGGGAGGGAAATAGAAAACGAGACATAGAGTCAAGTCAAATGACCAAGTTTTAATACCCTTTCTTAATTGTCTCTCAAAGGCTCTTCCTTGAACGCTGTGACTAGAGCAACAACCAACTGTGGATTTCCGTGACAGTCGACCACCATGGTGATACTCCAATACCTCATGATCACTTGGCTACTGATTCCGACATCAGTTCGCTCCGTTGATCCAGGACAACGGATTAACGCCACCGCCATACTAACAGAATATATACTTGTTTGTGGATTTGACCACCTGTGTTATCCCAGTAGTCTACCATGGCTTCCATCCGGATATGATCATATCATTAAGTGTCCATCGTGTTCATGTAACCAGGACTGTTTTCACTACAATACCTGTTGTCCAGATATGGTTCTCCGGTATCCCGAGATGTCGTGTGTAGATGTCTCACTGTCTAACGCCACTCAGGGAGATACGGTACTGATGGTGACCAGTTGTCCGCCTGGTACGGAAGACGATACGGCATGTGTAACCAAGGACTATGACAATGCCAACACAATAACGGAAGTTCCTGTTTCTTCATCTAAAGAAACAGTTGTCTTTAAGAATATTGGGTGTGCAGCCTGTCACGGACAAAAGAATAATTTAACTAAATGGAATTTCAAAATGGAATGTGATCGAATTGTAGACATAAACCACATGTCCAGCTACAAGGAAATATTCCAGGCTGGCCTCGATAACATGTGTAACATGAGTTATCAGTCCTCCCTTTTATTTGATCACTTCAGGTGCTCCCCAGAACACAGCTCTCCCGCTCTCAAACAGTGCAACATGACTGGACAATGGGAGGAATATGATTCACATATAGACTGGGCAtgccgaaatttccagaaacCTTACCGAGGGTTTGAAAACATATTCTGTTTTGCGTGTAATCCGGGTAAGCGATCAGGAGATGACCGACTGATCGCTGGCTGTAATAAGACAGGGATGTGGAACCCGTATGATTTAGAGTTAGAAAAGGCATGTCTGTACTATCCGACATTACAAATAGCATACCCTTATAAAAACAGATACTGTTATTTATGTAACCGGAGAAACAATATGTCAGACATCTTTATGGACGCAAAAACCAGTATTGAACTGGAGAAATGGGAAACACTCGACAACAGCTATGAATTGATTCTTGGGATACAGTCTTTTCggcatcaatatatataccaagCAGATATACACAGTGTCATGTTAAACTCGACTGCCACTCTGTCCGATGATCATTACAGTACCTACAAAAATGTGTCCAAACTATTATTTCTTTACTTCTTACATTACGGAAACAATGGACACTGTCCAGAAGAAGGAGACGACACGAACGAAGCGCACCAGCAATGCACGTGCAGTTTATCGTGCGTGACGTCATC contains the following coding sequences:
- the LOC117336531 gene encoding uncharacterized protein LOC117336531, with amino-acid sequence MSCVDVSLSNATQGDTVLMVTSCPPGTEDDTACVTKDYDNANTITEVPVSSSKETVVFKNIGCAACHGQKNNLTKWNFKMECDRIVDINHMSSYKEIFQAGLDNMCNMSYQSSLLFDHFRCSPEHSSPALKQCNMTGQWEEYDSHIDWACRNFQKPYRGFENIFCFACNPGKRSGDDRLIAGCNKTGMWNPYDLELEKACLYYPTLQIAYPYKNRYCYLCNRRNNMSDIFMDAKTSIELEKWETLDNSYELILGIQSFRHQYIYQADIHSVMLNSTATLSDDHYSTYKNVSKLLFLYFLHYGNNGHCPEEGDDTNEAHQQCTCSLSCVTSSRCCAEFALSGPVVNANEFKNSLSVSKCYRNYELSNSTLQEKCETTQLSKGIFQIPVRSRNSDILYRNVYCLLCNEGQEKTNSPQTKPKYDPLDLHIRCNVTFLTERYIFLENLLKEFDQMEGQGQYCTFSTVYDRYDDKKPVPSTIDKCNVTGEWDIYDSDIEWACLNYNHDITSDHYSEIYKNIFCEMCNKALDTDLEYTSCETNSTIADDCERFPQVTSMKPYKNIFCMICNYISPSTKLATAGVVVDVSDIRPGGCHDRRTDGDGDGGISLITATVRDLFSISMAPEFLGEVDHVIDTYGNHCLENEIYDMEKVGNYFLTKGIYFVP